Sequence from the Macaca fascicularis isolate 582-1 chromosome 16, T2T-MFA8v1.1 genome:
TCAGGGTGTTGAGCCAGGGGGCTCACCTTCCTCTCCTGCGACCCCAGCCAGCAGCCTCCCACCTCTGGGAGATTTCGAGCCCCCATCCTTGGACTGTGGGTAGGGAGGAGCAGAGAGGGGAGTGGGCAGCCTGAGGGTCTGCTGTCCCCCAGGTACCTCACCATCCAGCTCCCGATAACAGGGTTCTCTCCTTGCCAAGGGAGGCTGGTGGCCAGGAGCATGGCTGAGTGGGTGATTCTACTTAACCCCCAAGCCTCCAAGGAGGGTGCCATGCCCAGTTCAAGGAACAATGTGTTGAGGTATAGAAAAGGCCACAGCTGTGAGTGGCAGAACCTGGTGATGTCAAAGCTCCCATCCCAGATGCCATCCTGCTGCACGGTCTGGTCTTCTGGCAGCTTCCATGGCACAAGGGGTAGGGACAGGGAGGGCCCTGGAGGTGGGGCCAGGAAAGGCCCAAGAGCTCCCAGCTCCTGTGGGGGAGGGGCTAAACAGGAGAGAAGGCAGCCCCAGGCCTAGGCTCTCTGAAAATGAGACTTTATTATATAAAACTATTCTGTGTGCCCCCAGCTCCCACCACCAGGCTGCCCTTCAGGCTGATGGCCAGCCGCCTGACTCCGGGAAGGCAGCCCTTCATTATCAGAAACTCTGCAGCCTGGGGAGCCTTCACTGGGGGAAGCCCTGGGGTGGGCTGGGCCGCGACACACCCTGTGTGTCCAAAGGCCCAGTGTCGTAGCCCAGCTTCCTCATGTCCTTGGTCACCACGTTGAAGAGGAGGGTGACAAAGCCCTGAGAACGGACACGGGTCACTGGGGACAGAAGGACAGCATCAGTCAGGCTGGGATGGGGCAGAGACAGACCCAGGTTGATCTGGGAATCTCtcagcctcagtgttctcatctgtaaaatggggacaacagCGCCTGACCCATGTCCCTCACTGGGAGGTAAAGGGGCTGCCAGGACAGGCAGACATGACAAACCCTCTGTGCTCCAACCAGGCCCTCATCTGGGAACATCTGTGGGCTAGCTCCCATGTGCCTGGCAGGTCCCCAGCATTCACCCCAACCCTGGGCCCATCTACTCCCAGGTTCTAACCTGTCTGGGGGCTGAGGgtagaggaggggagggagcttTACCTTCCCGGCCTTCACCCTGAGCCACCACCTTGGGGTCTGTGTACTCGGGTCGCCGCCCCATGAACCAGCTGGGAACACAGAAGAACACAGGTGAGCAGGGCCCCACCCGGGCATTCTTGGCCTTGGACAATGCTGGATGTAGGCTCTCTGTTCAGAAACCAGTACTCCTGCTCCAgctgcaccccacccccaccaggaGTCAGGCCCTAAGCAGAGCCTTCCTGGTGGCCGGGCTCCAGCGTGGTGCTGTCCCTTGCCGGGGTCACACAGCCTAGCCAGGCCTCAGGCGCTCTGTGGGCCACGCTGCCTCCGCTGGCCGGTTAGGCTTTTCCGTCTCTGGCTTCCATGGGTTTGGTTCACTGGGAATGAGAGCTCAGGGAGAttctggggtgggggtgctgcCTGAACCCCCAGAAATCCCAGAAAAGTGACAGCagctgaggtgggggaggggcggggacaGTGTGACCCTCCAGCCTTCCTGGAAGGGGGGACCCTACCCCAGAGAGTCTGTGGGGTGGGCAGAAGGGCCCGAACTGGCCTCCTCAGCCTTGCCTCCCACTAGTGTGGGGTCCAGGACATGTCACTTCCCATCTTGGCACCCACCGCAGGCCCTGCCAGGGGTGGCCCACAGCCACCAGGCTGAGCATGTGCCCTCCCTAGCCCCAGACCCCAGTCGGGCCGGGCGGGAGGCCAGGAGGCCGGGGGTGTCAGGCCCCGCCGCCGACACACCCACGCGAGCCGGAAACAACCAGGAGCACTATTCCCGGCCGGGTGGGTCCGGCAGCCGCGGGCTTCGCCCCGCCGGGACTCGCGGCCCCGCCTCCCCTGCACCACAGCTCCCAGGGCCCCCCGCAAGGACACACCCAGCCCCCGAGGGTCACTGGCAACCGTGGCGACGCAACAGCCCACACACCGCCCTCCTGTCTCTGAGGTGGGCACCAGCGCTCACCTGGGGCTGCTGCAGAGGGGCCCAGGGCAGGAAGGGGCTCCCGGCTGCTGCAGAGTTGGCCTGTGGAGACCACAGCCAGGGAGCACTGCCCACCAGCCCCCAACCCCAAGGAGGAAGCCAGGGAGTGAAAGCCAGCGGGCGCTCCCCAGGGGGAAGGGATGGGCAGCCACAACCCCTGCGCCAGTTTCTCCTTCGGGAGAGTGAGGCTGTCACAGCACCCACCTCACAGGAGGCTGTGTGTGAGGACAGGGGCCTGGAAGCgtccccactgtgcccagcagatcCCAGCCCGGCGCTCACATGGAGCTCCCGTTCCCACTGAATTTCTTTCCTGGGGTCCACCTGGGTGGTCTGCTTAgctggctggggtgggagagACAAGACAGACTGTTCTGGGAGGGCATTCCAGGCAAGGACCTGAGGCAGGGAAGGACCCCTCAGGCTGGAGGAACTGAGGCGGATGGGAAGCAAGTGGGCAGAGGCCATGGCGTGGGCAGGGCCCGACTACCAGCCTGGCAGCATTCTGGTTGAAGTTCATCCTGACAGAGGCACAGCCTGGGCGGGTTCTAGCAGGCGAGGGGTGCAACCCCAATTGTGTTTTAGGAACACCGTTTTTCTTGCTGTGTGAAGACTAGACTGGAGGGGTTGCAGCAGGCTGAATGGCGGCCCCTCAAAGACAGCAGATCCTAGTCCTGGGAAACCGTGCACGTGACCTTATTGAGAAACAGGGTCACGtgcactttgcagatatgattaggCTAAGGATCTTGAGGCAACTATCCAGGTGGACCCTAAAGGCCATCACAAGTATCCTTatcagagagggagacagaggaggtGGCCCTGTGACCGTAAAGGCAGGGACTCGAGTGGTgaggccataagccaaggaagGGTGGGGCCCCCAGAAGCTGAAAGGGCAATAAACAGAGTCTCCACTAGAGCCTAAGGAGGGAGCACAGCCCGGGGGCGCCTTTCTGGGCCCAGTGACCTGGATTTTGAACTCTGGCCTTCAGCACTGTGAGGacatacatttctgctgttttcagCCATCACATTTGTGTGTTTTGTTGCAGCAGCCACCGTGGGAAACGAATACAGGGGTCAAGAGTGTTTGAGGCAGGCCCTGGGCCAGCGCTGGAGGATGTGgggagaggctgggagaggggtggggaTGACCGAGGCCTCAGTCTGAGCAAGGAGCCTCCACATTTGGGAAGATTATGCCAATCAAACTGCCTTCACTAATAGACCCTTTCCCCCGTTTTTGTAATCCAAGCACATACTGCCTTGCCCAGTTGTGCCCCTCCACAGGGGCTCTGAAACCCTTTCCTCAGCGAGCTGTTCCCTGAAGGCCCAAAGTCCTCCTTGGAGCTGTGGGCGGTGGAACAGGGTTAACAACCCAGCCCGGATGGCTGTGTGGGTCCCTAATCCCTTAGGCCTTCCCAACCCACTGACAGGCACTGTCTCGCTGCCTCCCTGACAGCCTGTGGCATGGGGATTGTCACCTCCAGGTGATACTGGCCCAGGTCATCTGGGAAAGAAGTCCTTTGCCACAGGGTGGCCTCCCAGAAGGACTCCTGGGGCAGTGGGCACACAAATTCTCAGGCTGAGGTCAGTGGAGACCCTGCCGTTCCTCCCCTCCACGGCTCTCAGAGCTCAGTGAGGCATTCTCGGCCCTGAGGCATGATGCTGTCCCTCCACCCAGCAGGGCTCTGGCCTGGTCTCACACCCAGTAGTGGCCAGGCTCGCAGGGGCTGCTTGCTGGCTGCTGCCCTGGAACCCAGGGAGTCCTCCATGTTCCCCTTGTGCCTCACTGATCTGCTGGGGGGCGGCAGAGGCTTGCTGCCCAACTGTGCTAATGGGCCTCGAGTCAGAAGGCCAGGGCCCAGCTGGCCCTCTAAGCTCCCACTTGGATGTGGGCAGGAGTAAGAGGCCTTCCTGCTGGGGCTGCATCCCAGCATCCCCTGGGCCCTCTTTGCAGGCCCTTGTGTCCTGGCCCCTCCCTGCAGGCCTTTGTGTCCTGGTCCCTGCCCGCCTCCCTGATGTCTCCCTCATTCTGCCTGGCTTACCACTTACTGGCCACACTGCCGTCCTGGCCACACTGCCGTCCTGGCCACACCGCCATCCTGGCTTCTCCTAGCATGCTAAGCTCATGCTGTCCTCAGCCTGGCAGGCACTGTTCCCTGTGCCTGGTGTTCTTCCCCGGCTCTTCCCTCCACACTAAGCCTCTGCACAAATGTCAGCCCCAGCCAGAGACTCCCACATGTAAAGCCGTTGATCATGATTACTGTTCCAAGGTGTCTGACTCATACTGCTATATCCTCTTGTTTCCCACCTTTTAATGTCACATTATGTCATGAGTATTTTCCCATCTGACAAGAGTTTTTCCTCTGCTCCATCTGACACACAGATTTTTCACAGGGCACAGGTTAAAACTGCCCGGCCTCCTGCTGCTAGAACAGGGCTGAAGGGAGCCCCGTGACTCAGCACTCCCAGGGGACCTGTTTCTATTTGTCCCCAGTGGGTGGAGCAGCTTGCAGATCTGAGGAGGCGACCAGGCACAAACTGAGGGGTAGGATGGGACATCCGTTCATCCAGTAGATCagaaggaggggctggggtgaTGGGTGTAAGACTCACCTTGTAAACTTCTGCAGTTTGGATGTAGACTCTGGGACAAACATGGGGATGGTCCTTTTGTGCCTGAAACAAATGTTTTTGCAGACAGACGTGCTGAGTAACAGACCTTTCTGAGCCTCCAGGGAGAAGAAACACTCACATCAGGCCAGTGCAGCTGCAGTGTGGGCCAAGTCAGGGCCAATGCCAATGAATCCAACCTGTGCTGAGCACCGCTGTGTCTGGGCCAGGTGCTGAGCGCCGGGAGACAGCCTCATGGAGAACAGAGTCCCTCGGGGTCTTTTCTTTTCTGGGGCCCAtgacctccccaccccacctggtGTGTGGCTGGCACCAGCCATCCGAAAGGTTCTCCTCCCAAATACAGGCTACACCCCCCCCAGCCACTAGACTGAGCTGCCCAGGCCCCTGGGGACCCCAGAGCATTCCCAGCCTGAACCTAAGACAGAAAACGAGGTGAGGTCTGTCCTAGGACAAGCCCTGCCCAGGGCCCAGGTCAGAGTGAGGACCTACCGGCCAGGTGAGAAGGGCACGTGCACGGCCCCATAGCCTCGAACCACATCGTTCCCGAACACATCTGGTCCATACACGCTGAGCACGATCTGTGGCCCTTGGGAAGGACAAGGCAGGGGGTGGGCACGTGAAGACACACAGGGGAGGTACAGGGCAGACAACAGGGTGTGTCCAGCTGAGGGGGCTCAAAGGATGGAGCTCAAAGTCCTGGGGCGGCAGGCTTGAGAGGGGACAGGAGCAGGCATGGGAACCCAGACTCTGCCAAAGACTTCTGCTCACCCTGGTACTTCCTCTGTCTCCACTGAGGCCTGGGCATGCGCTCCACaccccgtctttttttttttttttttgagacggagtcttgctctgtcacccaggctggagtgcagtggtgctcactgcaagctccaccgcctcccgggttcacaccattctcctgcctcagcctccctagtagctgggactacaggcgtctgccaccacgcctggctaatttttttgtagttttttagtagagacggggtttcaccgtgttcaccaggatggtcttgatctcctgacctcgtgatccgcccgcctcggcctcccaaagtgctgggattacaggctgagccaccacgcctggcccatacCCCTTCTCACCACTGTGGAGTCAGGGCCCACTCAGTCACTCCGTGTACAAGGAGGCACTTCCGGAGGCCTTATTGTGGGCCCAGGGCCCCAGCTATGATCAGGGCTGACTAAGGGCCTCTGCTCTCTGGGTGCTCCCTTCCTGGTGGAGGCAGGCTCATGGGACTGGGGTGGCGGGGGCTCATTTTGGGGGTGTCTAGGAGAAgtcagagagaaaacaaaaaccttctgGGCATTCTCCTTTAAAATATTAGAGGTATTATAATAGGTGTGGTTGTTTTCACCATCGAAACACCGCTTTGTGTTGCCATCGAGGTGCATGAGGTGCTTTCACCTCGCCAGTTGCAGGTGAGGCACCAGCCTGCCAGGCTCTGATCCTGCAGCTGCGGCTGAGGCAAGTTGGCCAACCTCCCTGCCCCGTTTCGTCATCTCTAAAACACACGAAATAGAACCTAatgcatagtaagtgctcagtaaatgtgagGGAGAGGTTTGTGCCCTTACCATTACTACCTTCCACCAAAGTTAACCATCATTCTGAATTTTATGAAACtacctctttatttttctttaagacttCACTGCCAAAGAATGCATCCCAAAGAATGCATCTTTacttttaccaattttttttgaaactttaTACAAaaggaattatacagtatgttgATTTTTGTGCCCAGCCTCTAATCCAAAATTATGTCCACGAGATTTTCTCAAATGGTTTCCTGTAAAGGGGTGTGTTCATGTTCCATACCAGGTAACATTCTGCGTGGGAATCTGCCACAATGGCCGTTCATTCCAGTGCTGAGGGACACGTGGGCTGCCCTTCCTGTGGGGGCCACGCACACAGTGCTGAGCACCATGGTGCAGGCTCTCAGTACTTGCGTGCACACATCTCTGTTGCGCACACACCCAAGAAGGACACTGCACAGGGCCCATGTATGTTCCCTCCCAAAAGGTAACAGCAAGCTGCCAGCATGGCCCTATCAGCCAGCACTCCCCCAGCAGTGGTGTCTGACGCCTGCCCCTCTACACCTCACCAAAACATGACATTACCAATCTTTTAAATTTGGGCCATCCTAGTGAGTGAACAGtggtagctcactgtagctttaaattacattttccttcattttaaatttttcttactgAAATAAGGTTGAGACCTGTACCTGTTTCTTGGTCACTTGGATGTTCTCTTTTGTGAAGAACCTACTCAAGTTTCTTGCCCGGTTTTCTACTggatggtctttttcttttttcttcattaaaaacatgttttttgagacagggtcctgctctgttgctcaggctggagtgcagtggtgcaatcacgggctcactgcaacctcagcct
This genomic interval carries:
- the B9D1 gene encoding B9 domain-containing protein 1 isoform X1, with the protein product MATASPSVFLLMVNGQVESAQFPEYDDLYCKYCFVYGQDWAPTAGLEEGISQITSKSQDVRQALVWNFPIDVTFKSTNPYGWPQIVLSVYGPDVFGNDVVRGYGAVHVPFSPGRHKRTIPMFVPESTSKLQKFTSWFMGRRPEYTDPKVVAQGEGREVTRVRSQGFVTLLFNVVTKDMRKLGYDTGPLDTQGVSRPSPPQGFPQ
- the B9D1 gene encoding B9 domain-containing protein 1 isoform X2: MATASPSVFLLMVNGQVESAQGLEEGISQITSKSQDVRQALVWNFPIDVTFKSTNPYGWPQIVLSVYGPDVFGNDVVRGYGAVHVPFSPGRHKRTIPMFVPESTSKLQKFTSWFMGRRPEYTDPKVVAQGEGREVTRVRSQGFVTLLFNVVTKDMRKLGYDTGPLDTQGVSRPSPPQGFPQ